From the genome of Ignavibacteriales bacterium, one region includes:
- a CDS encoding NAD(P)-dependent oxidoreductase: protein MKNIAPELPAEQYEKNFAELHPPFTHNSAVIEANRCLYCYDSPCMKACPTHIDISTFIKKISTGNLLGSAKTILQSNWVALTCAKACPVKVLCEGACVYNSKDEKPIEIGKLQRFVIDNYFAKGMPTLFQKAKKKRKTIGIVGSGPAGLACGAELALLGYDVTIYESSDVPGGLNTWGIAPYKMRREDSLKEVELVKSFGVEIKTGVAIGKTIQVDDLLRKHDALFLGVGLGESPKLSLPGEELSGVIGALEFIEKVKTENWKDVRVGKKVAVIGAGNTSIDAATEAKRLGAEQVFIIYRRSNVEMSAYDFEYDLAKKDGIVFYFLTSPKKITGEKFVEGIECLKMKLGEPDIKGKRRPVPVPGSEFILPVDMVIKAIGQETKSSFLNSISGLTIDDEGCVIVDQESYQTTNPKIFAGGDCINGGKEVVNAAYDGKRAAHGIDSFLSRSKGER from the coding sequence ATGAAGAATATTGCCCCAGAACTTCCGGCAGAGCAATACGAAAAAAACTTTGCCGAACTTCATCCTCCTTTTACTCACAACTCCGCCGTTATTGAAGCTAACCGTTGTCTTTATTGTTATGATTCACCTTGCATGAAAGCTTGCCCGACTCACATTGATATCTCGACTTTTATAAAAAAGATATCAACCGGCAATCTTCTTGGTTCTGCAAAAACAATTCTTCAATCAAATTGGGTCGCTTTGACCTGCGCAAAAGCTTGTCCGGTAAAAGTTCTTTGCGAAGGGGCTTGCGTTTATAATTCTAAAGATGAAAAACCGATTGAGATTGGAAAACTTCAACGGTTTGTAATTGATAATTATTTCGCGAAGGGGATGCCAACACTTTTTCAGAAGGCAAAGAAAAAAAGAAAAACAATTGGCATAGTTGGTTCAGGTCCTGCCGGACTTGCATGCGGGGCAGAACTTGCTCTCCTTGGTTATGATGTTACAATTTATGAATCGAGCGACGTACCCGGCGGTTTGAATACATGGGGCATTGCGCCGTATAAAATGAGAAGAGAAGATAGTTTGAAAGAAGTAGAACTTGTAAAAAGTTTTGGTGTTGAAATTAAAACCGGAGTAGCAATTGGAAAGACAATTCAAGTTGATGATTTATTAAGAAAACATGATGCACTTTTTCTCGGAGTTGGTTTGGGAGAAAGCCCTAAGCTTTCTTTACCGGGTGAAGAATTATCAGGTGTTATTGGAGCGCTTGAGTTTATTGAAAAAGTAAAAACAGAAAATTGGAAAGATGTACGTGTTGGTAAAAAAGTTGCTGTTATTGGGGCAGGTAATACTTCTATTGATGCGGCAACGGAAGCAAAGCGTCTTGGTGCCGAACAAGTTTTTATTATTTACAGAAGAAGCAACGTTGAAATGTCTGCGTATGATTTTGAATACGATCTCGCGAAGAAAGATGGAATTGTATTCTATTTTTTAACGTCACCTAAAAAAATTACCGGTGAAAAATTTGTTGAAGGAATCGAATGTTTAAAAATGAAACTTGGAGAGCCTGATATAAAAGGGAAGAGAAGACCAGTTCCGGTTCCCGGTTCGGAATTTATTCTTCCGGTTGATATGGTTATTAAAGCTATCGGACAGGAAACCAAATCAAGTTTTTTAAATTCTATTTCCGGTTTAACAATTGATGATGAAGGCTGCGTTATTGTTGATCAAGAATCTTATCAAACAACCAATCCCAAAATTTTTGCCGGTGGTGATTGCATAAACGGCGGCAAGGAAGTTGTAAATGCAGCATACGATGGAAAACGAGCAGCTCACGGCATTGATTCATTTTTATCGAGATCAAAAGGAGAGAGGTAA
- the preA gene encoding NAD-dependent dihydropyrimidine dehydrogenase subunit PreA, translated as MVDLSINCGGIKSPNPFWLASAPPSNSAYQNCKAFEQGWGGTVWKTIGEPVMNVFNRYGGLDYNGQKIFGLNNIELISDRPIEINLKEIAETKKLWPERAVIVSLMVESKRETWHEIVKRTIDTGCDGIELNYGCPHGMSERGMGAAVGQVPEYCQMITEWVTEVSTIPVIVKLTPNISNIQLPARAAKAAGANAISLINTINSIIGINLDTFELQPNVGGKGGHGGFAGPAVKPIALHLLSQVAIDPEVNLPLSGIGGIGNWRDALEFILLGASSVQVCTAVMHHGFRIVEDMIEGMTNWMESKGFSSLDQVRGKSLPRINDFGNFDLLNKTIARIDQSKCIHCNLCYIACEDAAHQCIDLTQVNGYNQTVVRENDCVGCALCSLVCPVEGCISMTRIDDGSASKTWNELTEEFKKSGKPLTWENLAEFQHKHGIEIH; from the coding sequence ATGGTTGATCTATCAATAAATTGCGGCGGAATAAAATCTCCAAATCCTTTCTGGCTTGCTTCAGCGCCGCCTTCGAATTCTGCTTACCAAAATTGCAAAGCATTTGAACAAGGCTGGGGTGGAACGGTCTGGAAAACTATCGGAGAACCGGTAATGAATGTTTTCAACCGTTACGGTGGACTCGATTATAACGGACAAAAAATTTTTGGATTGAACAACATTGAATTGATTAGCGACAGACCGATTGAAATTAATCTGAAAGAAATAGCCGAGACAAAAAAACTTTGGCCGGAACGTGCTGTGATTGTTTCATTAATGGTGGAATCGAAAAGAGAAACCTGGCATGAGATAGTAAAAAGAACAATAGATACCGGTTGTGATGGGATCGAATTGAATTACGGTTGTCCGCACGGAATGAGCGAAAGAGGAATGGGTGCGGCTGTGGGACAAGTTCCGGAATATTGCCAGATGATAACAGAATGGGTTACAGAAGTATCAACAATTCCTGTTATTGTAAAACTCACACCGAACATCAGCAATATTCAATTACCCGCAAGAGCGGCAAAAGCTGCCGGTGCAAATGCAATTTCTCTCATCAATACAATTAATAGTATCATCGGAATTAATCTTGATACGTTTGAGCTGCAGCCGAATGTCGGCGGTAAAGGCGGACACGGCGGATTTGCGGGGCCCGCAGTTAAACCAATCGCGCTGCATCTACTTTCTCAAGTTGCTATCGATCCCGAAGTCAATCTTCCTCTTTCAGGAATTGGCGGTATCGGCAATTGGAGAGACGCTTTGGAATTTATTCTTCTCGGTGCGTCGAGTGTTCAGGTTTGTACCGCTGTAATGCATCATGGATTCAGAATAGTAGAAGATATGATTGAAGGCATGACCAACTGGATGGAATCGAAAGGATTTAGTTCGCTTGATCAAGTTAGAGGTAAATCTCTTCCCCGTATAAATGATTTTGGAAATTTTGATTTGTTGAATAAAACGATCGCTAGAATTGATCAATCAAAATGTATCCATTGCAATTTATGTTACATCGCTTGCGAGGATGCTGCCCATCAATGTATCGATCTTACTCAGGTAAACGGATACAATCAAACTGTAGTAAGAGAAAATGATTGTGTCGGTTGTGCGCTTTGTTCTCTTGTTTGTCCGGTTGAAGGATGTATTTCTATGACAAGAATAGATGACGGCTCTGCATCAAAGACATGGAACGAACTTACGGAAGAGTTTAAGAAAAGCGGAAAACCATTGACGTGGGAAAACCTTGCAGAGTTTCAACATAAGCATGGAATAGAAATTCACTAA
- a CDS encoding four helix bundle protein, whose translation MKDFRNLKVWELSHKVALSIYDITALFPKDEIYGLTSQIRRASVSIPTNISEGCGRYSDADFKRFLQIGFGSACELEYLLLLSNELKYVSKKDYDQIISEIIEVKKMLSGLIKKLKEKS comes from the coding sequence ATGAAAGATTTTAGAAATTTAAAAGTTTGGGAATTATCCCACAAAGTTGCTTTATCAATTTATGATATAACAGCTTTATTCCCGAAAGATGAAATTTATGGCTTAACAAGTCAGATTAGACGAGCAAGTGTTTCGATTCCAACCAATATTTCGGAAGGATGTGGAAGATATTCAGATGCAGATTTTAAAAGATTTTTACAAATTGGCTTTGGTTCTGCCTGTGAGTTGGAATATCTCTTACTGCTTTCAAATGAATTGAAATATGTATCGAAAAAAGATTATGATCAGATAATCTCTGAAATTATTGAAGTGAAAAAAATGTTGAGTGGTCTAATCAAAAAGTTAAAAGAAAAATCATAA
- the hydA gene encoding dihydropyrimidinase: MSLLIKNGRIITAEQDYTADIFIEKEKISTIGLSLKSDADKTIDANGKYVIPGGIDVHTHLDMPFGGTTSCDNFETGTRAAAFGGTTCLIDFATQAKGTKMRTALDTWWKKAEGKATIDYGFHMIITDLPEADLGDMSDMVREGVTSFKLFMAYPNVLLVDDATIFRAMKHTANTGALVCMHAENGGVIDLIVQKTLAEGKTAPIYHALSRPTSAEGEAVNRAIALSQMAGAPVYIVHLSCNDALEKVAEARDRGLPTFAETCPQYLFLSLDDMNKPGFEDAKLVFTPPLREKWNQEKLWAGLKKNTLQIVSTDHCPFCFHEQKELGKNDFTKIPNGGPGIEHRMQLMFDGGVNKNKITLNRWVELTSTAPAKMFGLFPRKGTIAPGSDADIVIWDPEKEHIISAKTHHMAVDYSMFEGRKVKGDAETVISRGEMIVENNNFLGKAGRGNYLKRDTYGSAWK; this comes from the coding sequence ATGTCATTACTAATTAAAAACGGTCGCATCATTACTGCCGAACAAGATTATACTGCCGATATATTTATCGAGAAAGAAAAAATTTCAACAATTGGTCTATCTTTAAAGAGCGACGCAGATAAAACTATTGACGCCAACGGGAAGTATGTAATTCCCGGCGGAATAGATGTTCATACGCACCTTGATATGCCGTTTGGCGGAACAACCTCTTGTGATAATTTTGAAACTGGAACTCGCGCCGCAGCATTTGGTGGTACAACTTGTCTTATCGATTTTGCTACTCAGGCAAAAGGAACGAAAATGCGTACGGCATTAGATACATGGTGGAAAAAAGCTGAAGGTAAAGCTACAATCGATTACGGTTTTCATATGATCATAACGGATTTACCGGAAGCTGATCTTGGCGATATGAGTGATATGGTGCGGGAAGGAGTAACTAGTTTTAAATTATTCATGGCATATCCAAATGTTCTTTTAGTTGACGATGCAACAATCTTCCGGGCAATGAAGCATACCGCAAATACCGGAGCTTTAGTTTGTATGCATGCCGAGAACGGCGGTGTAATTGATTTGATAGTTCAAAAAACTTTAGCTGAAGGAAAGACGGCACCGATCTATCATGCGCTTTCACGTCCTACGTCTGCAGAAGGTGAAGCAGTGAATAGAGCTATTGCTCTTTCTCAAATGGCAGGAGCGCCGGTTTACATTGTACATCTTTCATGTAATGATGCACTAGAAAAAGTTGCCGAAGCACGTGATAGAGGACTTCCGACTTTTGCGGAAACTTGCCCGCAATATCTTTTCCTTTCTCTTGATGATATGAACAAACCCGGATTTGAAGATGCAAAACTTGTTTTTACTCCTCCGCTCAGAGAGAAATGGAATCAAGAAAAACTTTGGGCTGGACTTAAAAAGAATACACTTCAAATTGTATCAACAGATCACTGCCCGTTCTGTTTTCATGAACAGAAAGAGCTTGGTAAAAATGATTTTACGAAAATTCCAAACGGCGGACCAGGAATTGAACACCGGATGCAATTAATGTTTGACGGCGGTGTCAACAAAAACAAAATTACTCTTAATCGTTGGGTAGAACTCACATCAACTGCCCCGGCAAAAATGTTTGGATTGTTTCCGCGTAAGGGAACAATTGCACCCGGTTCTGATGCCGATATTGTTATATGGGACCCGGAAAAAGAACATATCATTTCAGCAAAGACACATCACATGGCTGTAGATTATTCAATGTTCGAAGGAAGAAAAGTTAAAGGTGATGCAGAAACTGTAATTTCGAGAGGCGAAATGATTGTAGAAAATAATAATTTTTTGGGTAAAGCCGGCAGAGGAAACTATCTAAAGAGAGACACTTACGGCAGCGCCTGGAAGTAA